The following proteins come from a genomic window of Bos taurus isolate L1 Dominette 01449 registration number 42190680 breed Hereford unplaced genomic scaffold, ARS-UCD2.0 ScbfJmS_511, whole genome shotgun sequence:
- the LOC100336029 gene encoding small ribosomal subunit protein uS12 isoform X3 has product MRQNNEVFSEEMHFPYRNHHRCSFSRVCELFRSGPWRQQDGKLRSHRRDQKWHDKQYKKAHLGTALKANPFGGASHAKGVVLEKVGVEAKQPNSAIRKCVRVQLIKNGKKITAFVPNDGCLNFIEENDEVLVAGFGRKGHAVGDIPGVRFKVVKVANVSLLALYKGKKERPRS; this is encoded by the coding sequence atgagacaaaataatGAAGTATTTTCAGAGGAAATGCATTTCCCGTATAGAAATCATCACAGGTGTTCGTTCTCAAGAGTGTGTGAGCTCTTTCGCTCAGGCCCGTGGCGCCAGCAGGATGGGAAGCTCCGTAGCCACCGACGAGACCAGAAGTGGCATGATAAGCAGTACAAGAAAGCCCATCTGGGCACAGCCCTGAAGGCCAACCCTTTTGGCGGCGCTTCTCACGCTAAGGGAGTTGTGCTGGAAAAAGTAGGAGTTGAAGCCAAACAGCCAAATTCTGCCATCAGGAAGTGTGTCAGGGTTCAGCTAATCAAGAATGGCAAAAAGATCACTGCTTTTGTACCCAATGATGGTTGCTTGAATTTTATTGAGGAAAATGATGAAGTTCTGGTTGCTGGATTTGGTCGCAAAGGTCATGCTGTTGGTGATATTCCTGGAGTCCGCTTTAAGGTTGTCAAAGTAGCCAATGTCTCTCTTTTGGCTTTATACAAAGGCAAGAAGGAAAGACCAAGATCATAA